The Streptomyces vinaceus genome contains the following window.
AGGCTGTTGCACCAGACCCGGTCCCCCGGCGCGAAGCGGTGGGCGACCGCCGGGCCGGCGGACAGCACGGTCCCGACGAGGTCGCGGCCGATCACGAAAGGGAAGTCGAGCGGGGTGCGCCAGGCACCCGAGCGGACGAAGGTGTCGACGTGGTTGACGGAGACGACGTCGACCTCGACGAGCACGTCGGACGGCCCCGGCTGCGGAGCGGGCAGCTCACCGAAGCGGATGAGCTCCGCGGGACCCAACTGTTCGATATAGGCGGCATGCATGGTTCGGATTCTGTTCGCAGCGGCCGCCGCGGGAAACCCCGTGCTGCTTTTCAATCAGGTGTGACTTCTGAGCCAGGATGCGGCTTTGTCAGGTGCGGCCACCCCACCTGACGGAGTGACTATCGGCCGGTGGGTGCCATCCGAATAACCCAGCAGCATCGATAATCCGCCACCCCTCAGTTCTGCCCATGCGCCAGACTTGGGCCCATTTCCTGGGAGTTTCCTGTGGTTACAGCTTCACTCACCGTCAGAAAAGCATCAGCCCTACAGCAGCCCGACTGGGCCGATTTTCCTGAATTGACCAAAGTGAAGGACGATCTTTCCCAGCGTCCCGCACTGGTCAATGCCGGAGACGTCCGCCGCCTGCGTTCCCACCTCGCGCGGGTGGCGGCGGGCGAGGCCTTCGTCGTCCAGGCGGGCGACTGCGCCGAGGACCCGGCGGAGTGCGACGCCGGCTACATCGCCCGCAAGTCCGCCCTCCTCGACATGCTCGCCGGCACGCTCAAGATGATCACGCACAAGCCGGTGGTCCGGATCGGCCGCCTCGCCGGCCAGTTCGCCAAGCCGCGCTCGCGCCCGACCGAGATCGTGGACGGCGTCGAACTGCCGGTCTACCGGGGTCACATGGTCAACGGCCCCGAGGCCGGCCTGGCCGACCGCCTGCCCGACCCCTTCCGCCTGCTCGCCGGCTACCGGTCCGCCGCGCAGGCCATGGCCCACCTCGGCTGGACCGACCCGGCCCGCCGCTCCGGCATCTGCCCGCCGGTGTGGACCAGCCACGAGGCACTGCTCCTCGACTACGAACTGCCGATGATGCGCTGGGACGAGGAGGGCAGCCCGCTGCTGACCTCGACCCACTTCCCGTGGATCGGCGAGCGCACCCGCCAGATCGACGGACCCCACGTGGACATGCTGGCCGGGGTCGTCAACCCCGTCGCCTGCAAGGTCGGCCCGTCGATGGAGCCGGAGGAGCT
Protein-coding sequences here:
- a CDS encoding 3-deoxy-7-phosphoheptulonate synthase, with translation MVTASLTVRKASALQQPDWADFPELTKVKDDLSQRPALVNAGDVRRLRSHLARVAAGEAFVVQAGDCAEDPAECDAGYIARKSALLDMLAGTLKMITHKPVVRIGRLAGQFAKPRSRPTEIVDGVELPVYRGHMVNGPEAGLADRLPDPFRLLAGYRSAAQAMAHLGWTDPARRSGICPPVWTSHEALLLDYELPMMRWDEEGSPLLTSTHFPWIGERTRQIDGPHVDMLAGVVNPVACKVGPSMEPEELIELCRRLDPWCEPGRLTLIARMGADLVAERLPALVDAVRQAGHPVIWLTDPMHGNTFSAPGGHKTRLVETVVKEIQGFQAAVAQGGGVAGGLHLETTPDDVTECATAEDQLHTVGDKYTSLCDPRLNPNQAYAVVTQWRA